TGTGCTTCTCGTTGTAGCTGACCACGTCGCGCACGGTAAAGCCGTCGTGCGCGGCAACGAAGTTGATGGACGACCAGGGGCGCCGGTGCCGGCGGTCGAACAGATCGCTCGATCCTGCCATGCGTTCGGCAAGTTCGCCGCGCTGGCCCGGATCGCCGCGCCAGAACCGGCGCACTGTGTCGCGAAACTTGTCGTTCCATTCGGCGAAGCCCGGCGGATGCTGGCCCAGCTGGTAGCCGTCAGGCCCGATGTCCCAGGGCTCGGAAATCAGCTTCAGGCGCGACAGCACCGGGTCCTGCAGGATGGCGTCGAAGAAGCCCGAGCCCGGATCGAAGCCGGTGCCCTCGCGGCCAAGCGTGACGCCCAGGTCGAAACGGAAGCCGTCCACGCGATAGGACGTGGCCCAATGCCTGAGCGAGTCCAGCACCATCTGCAGCACGCGCGGATGGGAAAGGTTGACGGTATTGCCGCAGCCGGTGTCGTTGATGTAGTAGCGCTCGTCGCCGGGAATCAGCCGGTAATAGCTGGCATTGTCCAGACCGCGCCAGGAGAGTGTCGGCCCCAGCTCGTTGCCTTCGCAGGTGTGGTTGTAGACCACGTCCAGGATGACCTCGATGCCCGCGGCCTGGAGCCGGCGGATCGCCATGCGCAGGTCGTTCGGTCCGCCCTGGGACAGGTACGACGGCTCCGGCGCGAAATACGACAGGGTGCTGTAGCCCCAGTAATTGCTCAGGCCGCGCTCGACCAGGAACTTGTCCTGCAGGAAGGCATGTACGGGCAGCAGCTCGATGGCCGTTACGCCGATCTTGTGCAGGTGATCGATGAAGCGCGGATTGGACAGGGCCGTGACGGTGCCGCGCAGGTGCGGCCAGATGTCGTCTCGGCGCATCGACACGCCGCGCACGTGCGCCTCGTAGATGAGGGTGTGCTCCCAAGGCGTGCGCGGCGGGCGGCTTTCGCCCCAATTGAAGGCGTTGTCCGTGACCACGGCCTTGGGCATGGCCGGCGCGCTGTCGCGCCGGTCCGGCACCAGGTCGGCGCGCGCATGGCCTACGCGATAGCCGAACAGCGCGTCCGTCCAGCGCAGCGGCCCGATCAGTTCGCGCGCGTAGGGATCCAGCAGCAGCTTGTGCGGGTTGAAACGGTGGCCGTGCTTGGGGTCGTAGGGGCCGTAGGCGCGATAGCCGTAGACCAGTCCCGGCGCCGCGTCGGGCAGATAGCCGTGCCAGATCTCGTCGGTGCACTCGGGCAGCGGCATGCGGCGGATTTCCTTGCGGCCGCGCGCGTCGAAGATACAGAGGTCGATACGGGTTGCGTTGGCGGAGAAAACGGCGAAATTGACGCCAAGGCCGTCGCTCGTTGCGCCCAGGGGATAGGGCATGCCGGGCGACAGCCGGTCGGGAAGCGGACCAGGCATGTAGGCATTATCCTTCTTGCTGGAAAATCACCGTGGCCAGGGGAGGAAGCACCAGGGACAACGACTGCGCCTGTCCATGGGACGGAATGTCGTCGGTGTGGCGGCCGCCGCCGTTGCCCACGCCCGATCCGCCATAGTCCGACGCATCGGTGTTCAGGCGTTCGCGCCACCATCCCGCCCGCGGCACCCCGATGCGGTAGTCGTGCCGCGGCACCGGCGTGAAGTTGCAGACGGCAAGCACGCGCGCGTCGCCATCGTGCCGCATGAAGGCGAAGACGCTATTGGCCGAATCGTCGCCGATCACCCAGCTGAAGCCGCTGGCGTCAGCATCGTGCCGGTGCAGAGGGGATAGCTCGCGGTAAAGGTTGTTCAGGTCGCGCACCAGCTGCTGGACGCCGCGGTGCATGGCGTCGTCCAGGGCCGGCCAGTCGATGCTGGCGTCGTGGTTCCATTCGCGCTCCTGCGCGATCTCCCCGCCCATGAACAGCAGTTTCTTGCCCGGATGCGCCCACATGAAGCCGAAGTAGGCGCGCAGGTTGGCGAAGCGTTGCCAGCGGTCGCCCGGCATTTTGTTCAGCAGCGAGCCCTTGCCGTGCACCACCTCGTCGTGCGACAGCGGCAGGATGAAGCGTTCGGAGTAGGCGTACACCATGCCGAACGTCATGTCGTTGTGGTGATAGCGGCGGTGCACGGGCTCGTGATGCATGTAGCGCAGCGTGTCGTGCATCCAGCCCATGTTCCACTTGTAGGTAAAGCCCAGGCCGCCATCCTCGGTGCGCGCGCTGACGCCGGGCCAGGCGGTCGATTCCTCCGCCACGGTAATCGCGCCCGGGCATAGCTTCGCCACGGTGGCGTTCATGTCGCGCAGGAACTCGACGGCTTCCAGGTTCTCGCGCCCACCGTAGCGGTTCGGGATCCATTGCCCCGCCGCGCGGCTGTAGTCCCGGTAAAGCATGGACGCCACCGCGTCCACGCGCAGGCCGTCAACGTGGAAGCGGCGCAGCCATTCCAGCGCGCTGGTCACCATGAAATTGCGCACTTCGGTGCGGCCCAGGTTGTAGATCAGCGTATTCCAATCCGGATGGAAGCCTTCGCGCGGATCGCTGTATTCATAGAGCGCCGTCCCGTCGAATTGCGCCAGGCCATGCGTGTCGGTGGGAAAGTGAGCGGGGACCCAGTCCAGGATCACGCCGACGCCGGCCGCATGACAGCGGTCCACGAAGCGCGCGAAATCCGCCGGCGTGCCATAGCGCGCCGTCGGCGCGAAAACGCCCAGCGGCTGGTAGCCCCAGGAGCCGCCGAAAGGGTGCTCCATGATGGGCAAGAGTTCGATGTGCGTGAACCCCATGTCCTTGGCGTAGGGCACCAGGCGTTCGGCAAGGCGGTCCCAGACGCAGCCGTCGCCCTCGCCCTCGCGGGGCAGCCAGGAGCCGGCATGCACTTCATAGACGGAAATGGGCGCGTCCGGCGCCTGGCGCGCCGCGCGCTGCGCCATCCATTCGCCGTCCGTCCACGTGAACTCGCCGGGCTGCGGGACCACCGACGCCGTCGCCGGCGGCATCTCGGTCTGGCGCGCCAGCGGGTCCGCCTTCAGCGGCAGCAGGTTCCCGCCGGCGCCGATGATCTCGTATTTGTAGCGCTCGCCGGCTTGCAGGCCGGGGATGAAGAGCTCCCATACTCCCACGGAGTGCCGCAGGCGCATCGGATGGCGGCGGCCGTCCCAGGAATTGAAATCGCCCACGACCGACACGCGCCGCGCATTGGGCGCCCAGACGGCGAACCGCACGCCGGTCTCGCCTTGCAGTGTCATGACGTGCGATCCGAGACAATCGGCCAGGGATTCGTGCCGGCCTTCGCCGATCAGGTAAAGGTCCAGATCTCCGAGCAGGGGACCGAAGGCGTAGGGGTCCGCGCTTTCCTGCGCGCTTGCGCCCCAGTCGATGCGAACGCGATAGGCATCCGGCCGCCCCAGCGGCACATCGCCGACCTCGCCCATAAAGAAGCCGTCGCGCAGATGGGGCAGGGGAATCGGGTCCGGCGCGTCGGGCAGCACGACGGCGACGTGACGCGCATTCGGGGCGAATACCCGCACCACCGTGCGGTCGCCCACCCGGTGGGGCCCGAGGATATGGAAGGGATCGCCATGCCGGCCGGTGAGCAGGGCGTCGATCTCCGCGTTCAGGGCGGCGTCCGCGGACGGCGTTTCGGTAGTAGAGGCGGTCGTCATGGAGCCTGTATTCCTATGTTTCGGCATGGGTTATTCGGCCGGCGCCGAGGCTTCGCTCGACAGCAGGCGGTCGACCAGCTGGGACAGGCCCGTCAGCGGGATGCAGACCCAGTCCGGCCGGTGCGCGGCTTCATAGCCGATCTCGTAGGCGGCCTTCTCGATCAGCGCCAGATCGATCAGCGGACCTTCCTGGCTGTCGTCCATCCAGCGATGTTCGGCGTTGCGCGCGACGCTCCGGTAGGCCGACAGGAAGGCATGGTCGGCGATGTCGCGGAAGCGCGCGATCAGATCGCGGCGGCGCCGGCGCAGAATCGCTTCGGCGGGTTGCACCTCGCCGGCGTTTTCCGCGTCGCCGAAGCCATTGGCCACCGTGGCGGCGGCGTAGTCGAAGGAGCGCAACAGCCCCGCGATGTCGCGCGCGGCGCTGCTTTTGGCGCGGCGCTCGGCAAGCGAACGCTTGGGCTCGCCTTCGAAGTCGATGATGTACGCGTCGCTCTGGGCCACCAGCACCTGTCCCAGGTGGAAATCGCCATGGATGCGGATATGCAGCGTGCCGGCCTCATGTTCCGCCAGCGATTTGATGGTGTCGACGACCGTCTCGCGCTGCTCCATCAATCGCTGCGCCTTCTCGTTGCTGGACGCGTCCAGCCGGCTGCTGTTTTCCTTCAGCTGCTTCAGCGCGCTGTCGAACATGGCGATCACGTCGGCGGCCCGCTTGCGCGCGTCGGCCGCGGTGGCCTCATGCGGCGTGAAGGCGGGATCGTCGCACGGCTGGGCCAGCGTCGCATGCAGTTCGGCCAGCCGCCGTCCGATCGCCGCCGCGAAGGCGGTGTAGCCTTTCAGGTCTTCGTCGTAGTCCGCGGCGCTTTCGGCCGTCAGGGCCGCCGCTTCGAGCGTCCGCTTCAGGTACTCCAGCGTCCACCCCCAGGCATCGCCCTGGTTGCTGATGGCCGCGTGCATCAGCGCCAGCGTGTGCGGCGTGCCGTCTTCATCGACACGGACGATCTCGCCCAACAGTTGCGCGCTGTTGGTGTAGCCCGCCTGCGTCAGGCGCCGCGTCATTTCCGCTTCGGGATGGACGCCCGGCACCACGCGACGGATCAGCTTCAGGATAGCGACTCCGCCGATCGTCATGGAGCTGTTGGATTGCTCGCCGGTGAACCAGGTCACTTCCGCGTCGTCGGGAAGGTCCAGCGCGTTCAGGCCGGGCTCGCCCAGGAACCGCAGCACCGCCGGCGGCTTGGCCCGCGGCACGGGGATTTCAAGCCCGTCGCGCAGCCCGCGCACCAGCGCCCGGATGAAGGACGGCAGCGTGTAGGCGTCGGTGACGAAGCCCATTTCGGCGGCGCGCCGCACGCGGGCCAGGGCGTACTGCTGCGCCATGGGCGGCAGGGTCTCGCTCCAGATCAGCGCCACCGGCAGAAGGAAGCGGGCCGGCTCGCCGTTCATGTCCATTTCGAGTTCGGCGATGAAGCACTCGTATTCGGTGTCTTTCAATTGCACCGCGTAGGCCGCCATCGCGAGCTTGACCTTGCTGTCCTTGGGGAACCAGCGCTGGCGCGACAGGTACAGCGGCAGCACGTCTTCCCGCAGCGAACGGACGGCGCCTTCGGTCAGCTCGTAACCGGTGCGTCCGCGCAGCACCAGGGTGTAGTACTCGGGCATCTGTTCGGGATGCGTCGCGTGCCACGACGGCGGCGAAGCCACCGTACTCAGTTCGAACCAATAGAAGCCGTAGGGCGGCAGCGTGAGCAGATAGGGCAGCTCGCCGATGGCGGGGAAGGGCGTGCCTCCCAGCAGTTCCACCGGCACGCGTCCGTTCATGGAGGACAGGTCCAGTTCTACCGGCTGCGGTGCGCGCGACAGGTTTGCCACGCACAGGATCACCGTGTCTTCGTATTCGCGCAGATAGGCCAGGATCTTGCGGTTGCCCGGGAACAGGAAGCGCAGCGTGCCGCGTCCGAACGCGCGCGTCTGCCGGCGCGTGGCCAGCATCCGCCGGGTCCAGTTCAGCAGCGAATGCGGATCGCGCTGCTGGGCTTCGACGTTCACCGCTTCGTAGCCGTACAGCGGCCCCATCAAGGGCGGCAAGGGCAGGCGTTCCGGATCGGCGCGCGAAAAGCCGCCGTTGCGGTCGGGAGACCATTGCATCGGCGTGCGCACGCCGTCGCGGTCGCCCAGGTGCACGTTGTCGCCCATGCCCAGTTCGTCGCCGTAATAGATCACCGGGGTGCCCGGCATCGAAAACAGCAGGCTGTTCA
The sequence above is a segment of the Bordetella genomosp. 9 genome. Coding sequences within it:
- the glgX gene encoding glycogen debranching protein GlgX → MPGPLPDRLSPGMPYPLGATSDGLGVNFAVFSANATRIDLCIFDARGRKEIRRMPLPECTDEIWHGYLPDAAPGLVYGYRAYGPYDPKHGHRFNPHKLLLDPYARELIGPLRWTDALFGYRVGHARADLVPDRRDSAPAMPKAVVTDNAFNWGESRPPRTPWEHTLIYEAHVRGVSMRRDDIWPHLRGTVTALSNPRFIDHLHKIGVTAIELLPVHAFLQDKFLVERGLSNYWGYSTLSYFAPEPSYLSQGGPNDLRMAIRRLQAAGIEVILDVVYNHTCEGNELGPTLSWRGLDNASYYRLIPGDERYYINDTGCGNTVNLSHPRVLQMVLDSLRHWATSYRVDGFRFDLGVTLGREGTGFDPGSGFFDAILQDPVLSRLKLISEPWDIGPDGYQLGQHPPGFAEWNDKFRDTVRRFWRGDPGQRGELAERMAGSSDLFDRRHRRPWSSINFVAAHDGFTVRDVVSYNEKHNEANGEEGRDGHNENCSRNWGVEGPTDDPQILHVRRRVQRALLASALLSYGTPMLLAGDEFGNSQDGNNNAYCQDNPVSWLDWDQAASQEGRDLTQFVARVAACRRQHASLRSTRYMNAHQEAAPGIPGVTWFDVDGHPMTQAAWRDPEGRALGLRRAIGTREGLDVTLTLMNGSDSDVSFALPRDMAWRMLVDSTRPEVPEHNVHGNHVTVHAHGIALLSGYPRAREHE
- the glgB gene encoding 1,4-alpha-glucan branching protein GlgB, which encodes MTTASTTETPSADAALNAEIDALLTGRHGDPFHILGPHRVGDRTVVRVFAPNARHVAVVLPDAPDPIPLPHLRDGFFMGEVGDVPLGRPDAYRVRIDWGASAQESADPYAFGPLLGDLDLYLIGEGRHESLADCLGSHVMTLQGETGVRFAVWAPNARRVSVVGDFNSWDGRRHPMRLRHSVGVWELFIPGLQAGERYKYEIIGAGGNLLPLKADPLARQTEMPPATASVVPQPGEFTWTDGEWMAQRAARQAPDAPISVYEVHAGSWLPREGEGDGCVWDRLAERLVPYAKDMGFTHIELLPIMEHPFGGSWGYQPLGVFAPTARYGTPADFARFVDRCHAAGVGVILDWVPAHFPTDTHGLAQFDGTALYEYSDPREGFHPDWNTLIYNLGRTEVRNFMVTSALEWLRRFHVDGLRVDAVASMLYRDYSRAAGQWIPNRYGGRENLEAVEFLRDMNATVAKLCPGAITVAEESTAWPGVSARTEDGGLGFTYKWNMGWMHDTLRYMHHEPVHRRYHHNDMTFGMVYAYSERFILPLSHDEVVHGKGSLLNKMPGDRWQRFANLRAYFGFMWAHPGKKLLFMGGEIAQEREWNHDASIDWPALDDAMHRGVQQLVRDLNNLYRELSPLHRHDADASGFSWVIGDDSANSVFAFMRHDGDARVLAVCNFTPVPRHDYRIGVPRAGWWRERLNTDASDYGGSGVGNGGGRHTDDIPSHGQAQSLSLVLPPLATVIFQQEG
- the treS gene encoding maltose alpha-D-glucosyltransferase, with translation MADSTVNTPDKDDPLWYKDAVIYQLHVKSFYDANNDGVGDFAGLIEKLDYISSLGVTCIWLLPFYPSPRRDDGYDISDYRGVHEDYGSLADVRKFIRAAHARGLRVITELVVNHTSDQHPWFQRARRAKPGSAARNYYVWSDNDQAYAGTRIIFLDTEKSNWTWDPVAGAYFWHRFYSHQPDLNYDNPQVLKEVLGVMRYWLDMGVDGLRLDAVPYLVEREGTNNENLPETHAVLKKIRAELDKEYDGRMLLAEANQWPEDAQEYFGKGDECHMSFHFPLMPRMYMAIAREDRFPITDIMRQTPDIPQNCQWAIFLRNHDELTLEMVTSNERDYLWDVYAADRRARLNLGIRRRLAPLMERDRRRIELMNSLLFSMPGTPVIYYGDELGMGDNVHLGDRDGVRTPMQWSPDRNGGFSRADPERLPLPPLMGPLYGYEAVNVEAQQRDPHSLLNWTRRMLATRRQTRAFGRGTLRFLFPGNRKILAYLREYEDTVILCVANLSRAPQPVELDLSSMNGRVPVELLGGTPFPAIGELPYLLTLPPYGFYWFELSTVASPPSWHATHPEQMPEYYTLVLRGRTGYELTEGAVRSLREDVLPLYLSRQRWFPKDSKVKLAMAAYAVQLKDTEYECFIAELEMDMNGEPARFLLPVALIWSETLPPMAQQYALARVRRAAEMGFVTDAYTLPSFIRALVRGLRDGLEIPVPRAKPPAVLRFLGEPGLNALDLPDDAEVTWFTGEQSNSSMTIGGVAILKLIRRVVPGVHPEAEMTRRLTQAGYTNSAQLLGEIVRVDEDGTPHTLALMHAAISNQGDAWGWTLEYLKRTLEAAALTAESAADYDEDLKGYTAFAAAIGRRLAELHATLAQPCDDPAFTPHEATAADARKRAADVIAMFDSALKQLKENSSRLDASSNEKAQRLMEQRETVVDTIKSLAEHEAGTLHIRIHGDFHLGQVLVAQSDAYIIDFEGEPKRSLAERRAKSSAARDIAGLLRSFDYAAATVANGFGDAENAGEVQPAEAILRRRRRDLIARFRDIADHAFLSAYRSVARNAEHRWMDDSQEGPLIDLALIEKAAYEIGYEAAHRPDWVCIPLTGLSQLVDRLLSSEASAPAE